One window of Planctomycetia bacterium genomic DNA carries:
- the tmk gene encoding dTMP kinase: protein MSGTILDRLRGKFIVFDGIDGAGKGAQLNLLEKALHDCKIETARARDPGGTPIGDRIRHVLLDYDLSEMDVRCEAFLFMASRAQLVTEVVKPAMKAGKACLGDRYVSATCAYQGAAGYDPAGVIDLARFAIGDVWPHLTIILDVPPKQAHERTGRKPAAGKKADASAARHPTLFHDVHTDAMEARPFNFHEKVHELFLMLPTFYPAPVVIVDGMGSVEEVQKRVMKAIADAAL, encoded by the coding sequence TTGTCCGGCACCATCTTGGATCGTCTTCGGGGGAAGTTCATCGTCTTCGACGGAATTGATGGAGCGGGAAAGGGAGCCCAGCTCAATCTTCTTGAGAAGGCCCTGCACGACTGCAAAATCGAAACCGCCCGCGCCCGCGACCCCGGCGGCACCCCCATCGGCGACCGCATCCGTCACGTCCTTCTCGACTACGACCTGTCGGAGATGGACGTCCGCTGCGAGGCCTTCCTCTTCATGGCCTCGCGCGCCCAACTCGTCACCGAAGTCGTCAAGCCCGCCATGAAAGCCGGCAAGGCCTGCCTCGGCGACCGTTACGTCTCCGCCACCTGCGCCTACCAGGGCGCCGCCGGCTATGATCCCGCCGGTGTCATTGATCTGGCACGTTTCGCCATCGGCGACGTCTGGCCCCACTTGACCATCATCCTCGACGTCCCGCCCAAGCAGGCCCACGAGCGCACCGGCCGCAAGCCCGCCGCCGGCAAAAAAGCCGACGCCTCCGCTGCCCGTCATCCGACCCTCTTTCACGACGTCCACACCGACGCCATGGAGGCCCGGCCCTTCAACTTCCATGAAAAAGTCCACGAGTTGTTTCTCATGCTTCCGACCTTCTATCCCGCCCCGGTCGTCATCGTCGACGGAATGGGCAGCGTGGAAGAAGTGCAGAAACGCGTCATGAAGGCCATCGCCGATGCAGCCCTCTGA
- the lpdA gene encoding dihydrolipoyl dehydrogenase, with protein sequence MVVGELSQEVDLLVIGGGPGGYVAALAAADHGIATALVEKAEVPGGVCLREGCIPSKALLHVAKIINEASHAEAFGISFSKPQTDVTRLRDWKNGVIRKLAGGVKQLLAGRKVDYITGEAYFEDSKTVRIEGGEVSRIKFKHCIIASGSRAKMLPESVMPRELCWDAADALKVQEIPRKLLVIGGGYIGLELGQVYAALGSEVTVLEALPNILAGADPDLAKPLIAKLNKQMKAIITGATLKGAKKSGSGVAITYELDGSQKTEEFDRVLVSVGRRPNSDTLGLENTQVKVNDRGFIEVDPSRRTTDKRIYAIGDVAGDPMLAHKAMREGKVAAEAIAGKPSVFDPACIPAVVYTDPEVAWCGVTEAEAAKQGLNVKVTKSPWAASGRAVSMGRTEGLTKMIFDADTQRLLGVGIVGVHAGDLISEGVLAMEMAAVAEDIAVAIHPHPATSETLGEAAEAMFGNAIHGAH encoded by the coding sequence ATGGTCGTAGGGGAACTCAGTCAGGAAGTTGATCTACTCGTCATCGGCGGCGGGCCGGGTGGTTATGTGGCGGCGCTGGCGGCGGCGGACCACGGGATTGCGACGGCGCTGGTGGAAAAGGCCGAGGTGCCGGGCGGGGTTTGTCTCCGCGAGGGGTGCATCCCCAGCAAGGCGCTGCTGCACGTGGCCAAGATCATCAACGAGGCTTCGCACGCCGAGGCCTTCGGGATCAGCTTCAGCAAGCCGCAGACCGACGTGACGCGGCTTCGCGACTGGAAGAACGGCGTGATCCGCAAGCTGGCGGGCGGGGTGAAGCAACTGCTCGCCGGGCGGAAAGTGGACTACATCACCGGCGAGGCCTACTTCGAAGACTCCAAGACGGTTCGCATCGAGGGTGGCGAGGTCTCACGCATCAAGTTCAAGCATTGCATTATCGCCAGCGGCTCGCGGGCCAAGATGCTGCCGGAATCGGTGATGCCGCGCGAGCTTTGCTGGGACGCGGCCGACGCACTGAAGGTGCAGGAGATCCCCCGAAAGCTGCTGGTCATCGGCGGCGGGTACATCGGGCTGGAACTGGGGCAGGTCTATGCGGCGCTGGGCAGCGAGGTGACGGTGCTGGAGGCGCTGCCGAACATTCTCGCCGGGGCGGACCCGGACCTGGCCAAGCCGTTGATCGCCAAGCTGAATAAGCAGATGAAGGCGATCATCACCGGGGCGACTCTGAAGGGGGCCAAGAAGAGCGGCTCGGGCGTGGCGATCACCTACGAACTCGACGGCTCGCAGAAGACGGAGGAGTTTGACCGGGTGCTCGTCTCGGTCGGACGCCGGCCGAACAGCGACACCCTCGGCCTGGAGAATACGCAGGTCAAGGTGAACGATCGCGGGTTCATCGAGGTGGACCCCTCGCGGCGAACGACGGACAAGCGCATCTACGCCATCGGCGACGTGGCGGGCGACCCCATGCTGGCGCACAAGGCGATGCGCGAGGGGAAGGTGGCGGCGGAGGCGATCGCGGGCAAGCCGAGCGTCTTCGACCCGGCGTGCATTCCGGCGGTGGTGTATACCGATCCGGAAGTGGCGTGGTGCGGCGTAACCGAGGCGGAGGCGGCCAAGCAGGGGCTGAACGTGAAGGTGACGAAGTCGCCGTGGGCGGCGTCGGGCCGGGCCGTGTCGATGGGTCGCACCGAGGGATTGACCAAGATGATCTTCGACGCCGATACGCAGCGGCTGCTGGGCGTGGGCATCGTGGGCGTGCATGCGGGCGACCTCATCTCTGAAGGTGTGCTGGCGATGGAGATGGCGGCGGTGGCGGAAGACATCGCCGTGGCGATTCACCCGCACCCGGCGACGAGCGAGACGCTGGGCGAGGCAGCGGAGGCGATGTTCGGGAATGCGATCCACGGGGCGCATTAA
- a CDS encoding universal stress protein — MLCRRRLGEEGVLEMVSLKKILFPTDFSDMSRQSLKFVKAFAEKFDAEVHVLHVVDEAYQYWMAVGPNSLPVGPPPEEMLAGAKAELQKLADEELKTLTGGVVTEVSLGRPFLEIVRYAKEKSIDLIVLGTHGRSGLVQALLGSVAEKVVRKAPCPVLTVRDGAHEFVSP; from the coding sequence ATGTTGTGTCGTCGCCGACTCGGCGAGGAAGGAGTCTTGGAGATGGTGAGCCTCAAGAAAATCCTGTTTCCGACGGATTTCTCCGACATGTCGCGTCAAAGTCTGAAGTTCGTGAAGGCGTTCGCGGAGAAGTTCGACGCCGAGGTGCACGTCCTTCACGTCGTCGATGAAGCCTATCAATACTGGATGGCCGTGGGCCCCAACAGCCTGCCGGTGGGCCCCCCGCCGGAGGAGATGCTGGCCGGGGCGAAGGCGGAGCTTCAGAAGCTTGCCGACGAGGAATTGAAGACCCTCACCGGCGGCGTGGTCACCGAGGTTTCGCTGGGCCGGCCCTTTCTTGAGATCGTCCGGTACGCCAAGGAGAAGTCGATCGATTTGATCGTCCTCGGCACGCACGGACGGAGCGGTCTGGTGCAGGCGCTTTTGGGCTCGGTGGCGGAGAAGGTGGTTCGCAAGGCGCCTTGCCCTGTGCTGACGGTGCGCGACGGGGCGCACGAGTTTGTCAGTCCGTAG
- the lipA gene encoding lipoyl synthase: MRLNVIESTRYSEERRLPPWLKRQLPTGDVLLQTRHIVEASGVATVCEEARCPNLSECWSHRHATFMILGDRCTRRCHFCAVHTARPDPVSPDEPQRLAQAVERLGLRHVVITAVARDDLPDEGAGHFAQCVTEIRRRSPDCAIEVLPADFHARDELLDLLVDAEPDIYNHNQETVERLSPAIRPQARYARTLEVLCKVKVRRPRMWTKSGLMVGLGETREELTTTMTDLRRVGVDILTVGQYLRPSKDHAPVARYYEPSEFDELTAEARSLGFASVACGPFVRSSYNAADVYESIKRQRRA; this comes from the coding sequence ATGCGACTAAACGTCATCGAGTCAACCCGATACAGCGAGGAGCGGCGCCTGCCGCCGTGGCTCAAGCGCCAGCTTCCCACCGGCGATGTGCTTCTCCAAACGAGACACATTGTCGAGGCCAGCGGCGTCGCCACCGTCTGCGAAGAGGCCCGCTGCCCCAATCTCAGCGAGTGCTGGTCGCATCGCCACGCCACCTTCATGATCCTCGGCGATCGCTGCACGCGCCGGTGCCACTTTTGTGCCGTCCACACGGCCCGGCCAGATCCCGTCTCCCCCGACGAGCCGCAGCGCCTCGCTCAGGCCGTCGAGCGCCTGGGCCTCAGGCACGTCGTCATCACCGCCGTGGCCCGCGACGACCTCCCCGACGAGGGCGCCGGCCATTTCGCCCAGTGCGTCACCGAGATTCGCCGCCGCTCGCCGGACTGCGCCATCGAAGTGCTCCCCGCCGACTTCCACGCCCGCGACGAATTGCTCGACCTCCTCGTCGACGCCGAGCCCGACATCTACAACCACAATCAGGAGACCGTCGAACGCCTCTCCCCGGCCATCCGTCCCCAGGCCCGCTACGCCCGCACCCTCGAAGTCCTTTGCAAGGTCAAGGTCCGCCGCCCCCGGATGTGGACCAAGAGCGGCCTCATGGTCGGCCTCGGCGAGACCCGCGAAGAACTCACAACGACGATGACCGACCTCCGCCGCGTCGGGGTGGATATCCTGACCGTCGGCCAGTATCTTCGCCCCTCGAAGGATCATGCCCCGGTGGCCCGCTACTACGAGCCGTCGGAGTTTGATGAGTTAACCGCCGAGGCCCGCTCGCTCGGCTTCGCCAGCGTGGCCTGCGGTCCATTCGTCCGCTCCAGCTACAACGCGGCAGACGTTTATGAATCGATCAAGCGCCAACGGAGGGCGTGA
- a CDS encoding DUF2079 domain-containing protein encodes MTAAVYWKSESIQFRTTPSRSLIALTLTIGSLVLAVIQFLLRPQSPWLLYAWISFLTALTWMFCLGRSEVSRHRAARPLLLAAVAGVSAVHVWMQFDLWRNLSFGYHDIGLFARALHNAAIGRGLWVDSLGRSLLGEHAFLASWALVPPVLLGIFPFHLLVTLSPICLNGTALIVAWYARKRLNSDLAGILSGLAWLLLPFHGRLAIAHGYGFHESYLAVPLLFAGFAVAKCGRPMLGAVILLSTMLIREDIALTVAAWGAYQLMVSKRRALGATVILSAVAYFLVAIYIIVPHYRGAPYPHIGFHFSNVGITSTAALLTNLSFLVTLLLPTAFLPLRAWRFSLIALPAILETLLTTNPELHNIGFQYYVPAIPVLFFAAIESWVEMRHRGAADPVRQNSANAMRPGWSLLVAAALCHAFFGIGPLTNNPTEPFAAPALVADSAQVARVRELIPPSASVTASYRIAAHFLDADRLYTTADERLGDFVIVHEADVIDEHLPRAALSRAIRTGTYQPIFADYSLVVLSKQKEQSPLAREIVLTELPSEMASRRIDLGEGVELVGMSVKPTGPSSRATVRLVWRCTGPISEDYRFGLVSGETRWGPFRFARGAIPTDAWTPGILYGDQITIEVAPVMELNPAAFQPVLLR; translated from the coding sequence ATGACCGCGGCCGTTTATTGGAAGTCGGAATCTATCCAATTTCGCACAACGCCAAGCCGATCCCTCATCGCGCTGACACTGACCATCGGCAGCCTCGTATTGGCGGTGATTCAATTCCTCCTCCGCCCACAATCACCCTGGCTGCTCTACGCATGGATATCGTTCCTGACCGCTCTGACGTGGATGTTCTGTCTCGGTCGATCCGAAGTCTCACGCCATCGCGCCGCGCGGCCGCTGCTTCTCGCAGCAGTTGCCGGCGTATCCGCCGTCCATGTCTGGATGCAATTCGACCTCTGGCGAAATCTCAGCTTCGGCTATCACGACATCGGCCTGTTCGCACGAGCATTGCACAACGCCGCGATCGGCCGCGGCCTCTGGGTCGACTCGCTCGGCCGCTCCCTCCTCGGAGAACATGCATTCCTGGCAAGCTGGGCGCTCGTGCCGCCGGTCTTGCTGGGCATATTTCCGTTCCACCTGCTCGTCACCCTTTCGCCGATCTGCCTCAACGGGACGGCCCTGATCGTCGCGTGGTACGCGCGCAAAAGATTGAACTCCGACCTCGCGGGAATCCTCTCCGGCCTCGCATGGCTCCTCCTTCCCTTTCACGGACGCCTCGCCATCGCCCACGGCTACGGCTTTCACGAGTCCTACCTCGCCGTGCCGCTGCTTTTTGCAGGTTTTGCCGTCGCAAAGTGCGGCCGCCCAATGCTCGGTGCGGTAATCCTGCTCTCGACCATGCTCATCCGTGAAGACATCGCGCTCACCGTCGCCGCCTGGGGTGCTTATCAGTTGATGGTGTCGAAAAGACGCGCCCTCGGAGCAACGGTCATTCTCTCCGCGGTCGCATATTTTCTTGTCGCGATCTACATCATCGTTCCTCACTACCGCGGCGCACCATATCCCCACATCGGCTTTCATTTCTCAAACGTCGGCATCACCAGTACGGCTGCGCTGCTCACGAATCTATCCTTTCTGGTAACGCTGCTCCTTCCGACAGCCTTCCTGCCGCTGCGGGCGTGGCGTTTTTCGCTTATTGCCCTGCCTGCCATTCTCGAAACCCTGCTGACGACCAATCCAGAACTGCACAACATCGGCTTCCAGTATTACGTTCCAGCCATTCCCGTTCTTTTCTTCGCCGCCATCGAATCCTGGGTCGAGATGCGCCATAGGGGCGCGGCCGATCCGGTCCGGCAGAACTCAGCAAACGCGATGCGGCCCGGTTGGAGCCTGCTTGTCGCCGCCGCGCTCTGCCACGCGTTCTTCGGCATTGGCCCGCTGACGAACAATCCAACCGAGCCGTTCGCCGCGCCGGCCCTCGTCGCCGATAGCGCCCAAGTCGCTCGCGTACGCGAACTCATTCCGCCCAGCGCGTCCGTCACCGCGAGCTATCGCATTGCCGCACATTTTCTCGACGCCGATCGGCTTTACACCACGGCCGACGAACGCCTGGGCGACTTCGTCATCGTCCATGAGGCGGATGTGATCGACGAACATCTCCCGCGTGCGGCCCTCAGCCGTGCCATTCGGACGGGAACCTATCAGCCCATTTTCGCGGACTACAGTTTGGTCGTGTTGTCGAAGCAGAAAGAGCAAAGTCCGCTGGCCCGCGAAATCGTGTTGACGGAGTTGCCGAGTGAGATGGCGTCTCGCCGGATCGATCTCGGCGAAGGGGTCGAGCTGGTTGGGATGTCAGTCAAGCCGACCGGCCCATCGAGCCGCGCGACGGTCCGGCTCGTCTGGCGATGCACCGGGCCGATTTCCGAAGACTATCGCTTCGGACTCGTCTCAGGGGAAACCCGATGGGGGCCGTTCCGTTTTGCTCGCGGTGCGATCCCCACCGATGCCTGGACGCCCGGCATTCTTTATGGCGATCAAATCACGATTGAGGTGGCTCCTGTTATGGAATTGAACCCCGCCGCGTTTCAACCCGTCCTTCTCAGGTAA
- a CDS encoding transposase, which translates to MAQTLTRLLVHASFSTRNRTNLIKPDIEAELFAYMGGICRNAGSSLLAAGGTANHVHLLISLAKTLSIADLIMNVKKDLSKWIKTKGSYFADFQWQEGYGAFTIGESQVGDLKSYIARQKEHHHSVSFEAEYLAFVKKYNVSYDERYLWS; encoded by the coding sequence ATGGCCCAAACGCTGACGCGATTGCTGGTGCACGCCAGCTTTTCCACGCGGAATCGTACAAATCTCATCAAACCGGACATCGAAGCGGAGCTATTCGCATACATGGGCGGCATCTGCCGAAATGCGGGATCTTCGCTGCTTGCTGCCGGGGGAACGGCCAATCACGTTCACCTTCTCATCAGTCTGGCAAAGACTCTTTCTATTGCCGACCTCATCATGAACGTGAAGAAGGACTTATCGAAGTGGATCAAGACCAAGGGTTCTTACTTCGCCGACTTTCAATGGCAGGAGGGGTATGGGGCATTCACCATCGGCGAATCGCAAGTGGGCGATCTCAAGTCGTATATCGCCCGGCAGAAGGAACATCATCACAGTGTTTCGTTTGAGGCGGAGTATCTTGCGTTCGTGAAGAAGTACAACGTTTCATACGACGAACGGTATTTGTGGAGTTGA
- a CDS encoding DNA polymerase III subunit, producing MQPSDVQYQEEAKSLLRRALASGRLPHAYVFSGPPGVGKEMLANCLAQVLLCGASASTQEPPAQGLFGAPPEVETPRDELEPCGQCVDCELFAAGTHPDFHRVHRMLAKHHPDSNVRNRKATVLGVDVIREFLIKPIGVRPSRGRAKLFIVAEAERLSDEAQNAMLKTLEEPPGHSYLILLADSADSLLATTRSRCQPIHFGALPDEFVAAQVMSRSSITKSEAKFLAALSQGSLGLALRYTGMGLNERMNAIVGMVERAAVSPIAASKAMQDLAKELAAILKKHTVDDDGDTNNARDAQLIVCAMIATVLRDVLRVHVGASPVSFAVDARVRSMAAVRDSQGIRAAIKSAGRAEYHVARNANAGLIFDEVAIQLCPRSAVGQR from the coding sequence ATGCAGCCCTCTGACGTTCAATACCAGGAAGAGGCCAAGTCGCTCCTCCGCAGAGCCCTCGCCTCCGGCCGCCTTCCCCACGCCTACGTCTTCAGCGGTCCGCCCGGCGTCGGCAAGGAGATGCTCGCCAATTGCCTCGCCCAGGTCCTGCTCTGCGGCGCATCCGCGTCGACACAGGAGCCGCCCGCACAGGGCCTGTTCGGCGCGCCCCCCGAGGTCGAGACCCCGCGTGACGAGTTGGAGCCGTGCGGCCAGTGCGTCGATTGCGAACTGTTCGCCGCCGGGACACATCCCGACTTCCACCGCGTCCATCGCATGTTGGCCAAACACCACCCCGACAGCAATGTGCGCAACCGAAAGGCGACCGTCCTCGGCGTCGACGTCATTCGAGAATTCCTCATCAAGCCCATCGGCGTGCGCCCCAGCCGCGGCCGTGCGAAGTTGTTCATCGTCGCCGAGGCCGAGCGGCTCAGCGACGAAGCCCAGAACGCCATGCTCAAGACACTCGAAGAGCCGCCTGGCCACAGCTACCTGATTCTCCTCGCCGATTCCGCCGACAGTCTCCTCGCCACAACGCGATCGCGATGCCAGCCCATCCACTTCGGCGCGCTGCCCGACGAGTTCGTCGCCGCTCAGGTGATGAGCCGGTCATCCATAACCAAGTCCGAGGCGAAGTTTCTCGCGGCGCTCTCTCAAGGCAGCCTTGGCCTGGCCCTCCGCTACACCGGCATGGGCCTGAACGAACGAATGAACGCCATCGTCGGCATGGTCGAACGCGCCGCCGTCTCCCCGATCGCCGCTTCCAAGGCCATGCAGGACCTCGCCAAGGAACTCGCCGCGATCCTCAAGAAGCACACGGTCGATGACGACGGCGACACCAATAACGCCCGCGATGCCCAGCTCATCGTTTGCGCCATGATCGCCACCGTCCTTCGTGACGTCCTCCGTGTTCACGTTGGTGCCTCCCCCGTATCATTCGCGGTCGATGCACGGGTGCGGTCGATGGCGGCGGTTCGAGATTCGCAGGGCATCCGCGCCGCGATCAAGTCCGCCGGTCGTGCTGAGTATCACGTTGCAAGAAACGCAAACGCCGGTCTGATCTTCGACGAGGTCGCCATCCAGTTGTGCCCGCGGTCCGCGGTCGGTCAGCGATGA
- a CDS encoding VCBS repeat-containing protein, translating to MRPPAKFVLLFALSLSALLSTGCVELQLIFGPGGLFGPGGSSAGSGTTGTGGVSTTQPAAVPGPLFFARQLDPVLEATAGARVIVSADLNNDGLIDFVSGSAESQPVQIHQRTPGTDNFNTLSIAGEVPISIMYDVQVADFDQDGRLDIAVLVNDTGIIPVAGATKRGAVVLLFAPPDPADAIAWQQVLINATFTLPNDATGLTDFAVGDMDGQNGPDVVLGSNEVAAGNNPTKRIYLFPNPGPGAARNSAAWLGPDNVTTFPIITEAPPFKQLELADIDQDGDLDVVATFPTALSSNIRWLINPLAESGAAAVAAGNWVGNIVGEQRQLSPPDDAQTPGADFVSVGDIDGDGDIDVVSGFQQLRVIQWFENPGPGLVRLQGFPWRVYNLGELNQGASMNQVQVVDLNLDGRLDCFVTANGNMVGFQPRADVQDYWQPFTITGTNPVANIGRCAFADINADGLLDIVAPLDRDGITLDQFLILQRLTP from the coding sequence ATGCGCCCGCCCGCGAAGTTCGTCCTGTTGTTCGCGCTTTCACTTTCCGCGTTGTTATCCACCGGCTGCGTCGAGCTGCAACTGATCTTCGGCCCCGGTGGCTTGTTCGGCCCCGGCGGCTCATCGGCCGGCTCAGGCACCACGGGTACCGGCGGCGTCTCAACTACCCAGCCCGCCGCCGTCCCCGGTCCGCTGTTCTTCGCGCGTCAGCTCGATCCCGTCCTCGAAGCGACCGCCGGCGCTCGCGTCATCGTCTCCGCCGATCTCAACAACGACGGCCTGATCGACTTCGTCTCCGGTTCCGCCGAGAGCCAGCCCGTGCAGATTCACCAGCGCACCCCCGGCACGGATAATTTCAACACCCTCTCCATCGCCGGCGAAGTGCCCATCTCCATCATGTACGACGTTCAGGTCGCCGACTTCGATCAGGACGGCCGCCTCGACATCGCCGTCCTCGTCAACGATACCGGCATCATTCCCGTCGCCGGCGCCACCAAGCGCGGCGCCGTCGTCCTGCTCTTCGCCCCGCCCGATCCCGCCGATGCCATCGCCTGGCAGCAGGTCCTTATCAACGCCACCTTCACCCTTCCCAACGACGCCACCGGCTTGACCGACTTCGCCGTCGGCGACATGGACGGCCAGAACGGCCCGGACGTCGTCCTCGGCTCCAATGAAGTCGCCGCAGGAAATAATCCCACCAAGCGCATTTACCTCTTCCCCAATCCCGGCCCCGGCGCCGCCCGCAATTCCGCCGCCTGGCTCGGCCCCGACAACGTCACCACCTTCCCGATCATCACCGAGGCCCCGCCCTTCAAGCAGTTGGAGCTCGCCGATATCGATCAGGACGGCGATCTCGACGTCGTCGCGACATTCCCGACCGCGCTCTCCAGCAACATCCGCTGGCTCATCAATCCGCTCGCCGAGTCCGGCGCCGCCGCCGTCGCCGCCGGAAACTGGGTCGGAAACATCGTCGGCGAACAGCGCCAGTTATCCCCGCCCGACGACGCCCAGACCCCCGGCGCAGACTTCGTCTCCGTCGGTGACATCGACGGCGACGGCGATATCGACGTCGTCAGCGGTTTCCAGCAGCTTCGCGTTATTCAGTGGTTCGAGAATCCCGGACCGGGCCTCGTCCGCCTTCAGGGCTTCCCTTGGCGCGTCTACAACCTCGGCGAGTTGAATCAGGGCGCTTCGATGAATCAGGTGCAGGTCGTCGACTTGAATCTCGATGGCCGGCTCGACTGTTTCGTCACCGCCAACGGCAACATGGTCGGCTTTCAGCCGCGCGCCGATGTGCAGGATTACTGGCAGCCCTTCACCATCACCGGGACCAATCCCGTCGCCAACATCGGCCGATGCGCCTTTGCCGACATCAACGCCGACGGCCTCCTCGACATCGTCGCCCCCCTCGACCGCGACGGAATCACCCTCGACCAGTTCCTGATCCTCCAGCGCCTCACCCCATAA
- a CDS encoding IS1380 family transposase, which yields MFFSSLGRKKIVADFTGGTLTSDAGGLLLREVERRLGLVDQLAGVINDPRDPARIQHDQRVMLAQRIFAIAMGYEDLNDHQALRSDPVLAVLTGRPPSADEPLASSPTLCRLENRVTRGDLARMSRVLVEQFIASYESPPEELILDFDATDDPIHGNQEGRFFHGYYDHHCFLPLYVFCGSRLLVSYLRPSNIDGAHHAWPILKLLVQRLRQAWPGVRIIVRGDSGFCRRRMMKWCDRHGVKYVLGLARNTVLEKAAESFMQAAEAQFATTQQKVRNFHEIEYAAQTWDRPRRVIVKAERLVQGPNVRFVVTNLTDRTPNDIYDGLYTARGDMENRIKEQQLGLFADRTSCHAFLANQFRLLLSSAAYVLVETLRRTALAGTELAEAQVNTIRLKLFKVAARVVVSVRRVVLRLSSSCPLQDLWRSLVPRLRLIPPAPS from the coding sequence ATGTTCTTTTCCAGTCTCGGCCGCAAGAAAATCGTGGCCGATTTCACAGGCGGAACGCTCACCTCAGACGCCGGGGGTCTGCTGCTTCGGGAGGTCGAGCGGCGTCTGGGCCTGGTCGATCAACTGGCCGGGGTCATCAACGACCCGCGTGATCCGGCCCGAATTCAACATGACCAGCGGGTCATGCTGGCCCAGCGCATCTTTGCCATTGCGATGGGCTACGAAGATCTCAACGACCATCAAGCCCTGCGGAGCGATCCCGTGCTGGCGGTCCTGACCGGGCGGCCGCCGAGCGCGGATGAGCCGCTGGCCAGCAGTCCGACCTTGTGCCGGCTGGAGAACCGCGTCACGCGCGGCGACCTGGCACGAATGTCGCGTGTGCTGGTGGAGCAGTTCATCGCGTCCTATGAATCGCCGCCGGAGGAATTGATCCTCGACTTCGACGCGACCGACGATCCGATCCACGGCAACCAGGAAGGCCGCTTCTTCCACGGCTATTACGACCACCACTGCTTCCTACCGCTGTATGTGTTCTGCGGCTCGCGGCTGCTGGTCTCCTACCTGCGGCCCAGCAACATCGACGGGGCCCATCACGCCTGGCCCATCCTGAAGCTGCTGGTGCAGCGCTTGCGACAGGCGTGGCCCGGGGTGCGGATCATCGTCCGCGGGGATTCCGGCTTCTGCCGCCGGCGAATGATGAAATGGTGCGACCGGCACGGCGTCAAGTACGTGCTGGGCCTGGCCCGCAACACCGTCCTGGAGAAAGCGGCCGAGTCCTTCATGCAGGCGGCCGAGGCCCAGTTCGCCACCACGCAGCAGAAGGTGCGGAACTTCCACGAGATCGAGTACGCGGCGCAGACCTGGGATCGCCCGCGCCGCGTGATCGTCAAGGCCGAGCGGCTGGTTCAGGGGCCCAACGTTCGATTCGTGGTGACCAACCTGACCGACCGCACGCCGAACGATATCTACGACGGTCTGTACACGGCCCGCGGCGACATGGAGAACCGCATCAAGGAGCAGCAGCTCGGGCTCTTCGCCGATCGCACCAGTTGCCACGCCTTCCTGGCCAATCAGTTCCGGCTGCTGTTGTCCTCGGCGGCCTACGTCCTGGTGGAAACGCTGCGCCGCACGGCCCTGGCCGGCACCGAACTGGCCGAGGCCCAGGTGAACACCATTCGCCTGAAACTCTTCAAGGTCGCCGCGCGGGTGGTCGTCTCCGTGCGCCGCGTCGTACTGCGACTGTCGAGCAGCTGCCCCCTGCAGGACCTGTGGCGATCCCTGGTTCCACGACTCCGCCTGATCCCGCCCGCCCCATCATGA